aacattttgtttgtggTTTAGGATGTTTgtttaaacttctttttaatgAGACAGAGCTAAGTTTGGCCTTATAATTcctttcagaataaattattaaagtttttttaaaagaggttGGAGTGGACTGTTTTTATATAATCCATTAGTATTTTTCAGAAACTAGTGTTGATTCAGAAGTAGTCTGGGTCATTTTAGTACTGCAtgctcaacaaaaaaaaaaaagacactggaaaGATTTACCAGTCTCAACTCATAATTAATCCCTCTCATTTGTTggcccaaccaaaacaaaacagaagcaaggCTGAATTAAATACCGTCTAATCTGGGCACAGTGATATAGTCCTGCATCTGTTTCTCCTGCAGGACAGCCAGCAGCTTACATTGCTCCTGCCCCTAATGTACGTCTTCCCTACCCCAAATAAATGTTCTTGAGTCTGAGCAACAGCACCtagataaatttttcttttccttttctttgagtTATTAACTATTTCAGTATCTGCAAAGCAAAACAGCACCAATTGAATTTTCATACAGTTATAACCAAAAACAACCATACTGCAGAGATTTGAGGCTTGCCCAGAATGCAGAAAATATAAACTAAAGACCTAGGTATCAGTCAGGCttcacagaaacatttgttgTCATTTCCCACACTTCAACTTTGTGTACCTTTCCTCTCTTTTAATTCTGAACccaaaaaaaagtcttcagaacAGGTGTATCCCCTCTAAAAGCATCTGTtctgttttactgaaattttcTAACAGGTTTCATTGAAAATTACCCACCAGACACAGCTACATATGCTCTTACTATCAGAAAAAGCCATTCTATCCCCTTCACACAGCTTGCAAAACCTCTGCTCACTCTCAACATCTCAAGCCTGAAAACAGACCTAAATTCTTCCTTGAAATAACTATCAAAGACAGCTCACGACATAACACAGCTGCGCTTTGAGCTGTTTGAAAATTTACCCCTTCACAACTAGTCCATGGAGAAAACATCTCTCCTTCCCCAGTTCAGGGCCTATGGAAACACTAAATCACCCCCAGAGATTTACCCAGTCACTGCGGGCTGGATTTAACCTGTTTTGTGCTCTCAAGATTAATGTCTTCTACTGACTGACCCATTGCTGCATACCATACTTGACTGAGATGGCACCAAATAGCCCAGAGGCCCTATTTGTTGTATATGGTCATGTCTATAACGCCTACTGGGGAATAGAAAGACCATAATATTAACAGAAAATCCCCTAGAGATGTGTGTCATTAGCAAATATTAGCTAGTGGTGACAGGCAAATAATATTTCCCAGGATGGTATCACATTGTCAAAGGGTTGAGGCTGGTACACACAGCCTCAAGATCAATTTTTATTATACTACAGGTGATAGCCACTGTTTAGCATTATTTTCTACACCAGCATCACCACAGAtaatacacacacaaacaaaatagGTTGTTTCTTTTGAGTAAAGATGCTGACAGAACAACACCCTTGGCCCACGACAGGTGATTTCCCCCACAGCAGCTCCATGGAGGTTATAAGTGTGCATGAGCATGGAAGGACAATGTTGAGCAGTTCATCAAGAGCCAGCATGATGCCCCCATTTGCAGTTATCCCCCACCCCATAACACATTTACTGTTTTCCCTCTGGTAGGAGGACTACAACCAGCTGAGACCCCTGTCCTACCCCAACACGGATGTGTTCTTAATCTGCTTCTCAGTGGTGAACCCTGCCTCGTATCACAACGTCCAGGAGGAGTGGGTGCCTGAGCTGAAAGTCTGCATGCCCAATGTGCCTTACGTCCTCATAGGAACACAGGTAATGTTCCTCCGGGTCACTGCCAGCCATCGGGGGGGTCTTCAGAGCAAGAGGGTTCCTAGTCTACCCCAGGGGTGGCTGGAGGCTGAGCTCTGTAGAAAGGTTTCCCATTTAACTTCTTATGTGGTATGCAGCCATTAGAGAAAAACTCAGGGACTGGTAACGGAAACCAGCATGCAGATGTCCCATCATGCTAATCACAACTGGCAGAACTCATCCCATCCTTTTGTTCAAATGTATATTAATGTGGTATCAAGGCATAAATACCTATAGGGAGAAAAGATTTCTGACAGGCCTTTAGTGAGCAGGAAAAAATCCCATCAAAGTCTGTGGGTGGAAGCAGAAGCTAAACTTCAAACTAAATTTTAAGAATGGGAATAATTAACCAAATGACTGACTTAGAGACATGTGAAGAAAATAGCCTCCCTCATGTTTTACATCAACACTGCAAATAGTGACTCACCATCCTTCTTGTGTTATGGTGGATGTTAGATTGAATGATCAAACAACTTTATTTTGGCCTTAAAATCTATGAATCTATCAATCAAATAAAAATTCCTTAAATATGGGTTTGCTTCCAAGACACAAAGTGGCCTAGAGACTGTGAGAAATAAGGATACAAGTCTGGAAAATGTCTGAACACTGGACAGTAACCTAAGCCAAGTAAGAGAAACAGTTCAAATTCTGGTCAAAACCAAAATCTTGATGCCATAGGAAAGTCCAATGGTTCAAACATGGAGTTTGTTTTTCACACTGAAATAATCTAAACCACccattttacaataaaaatattaccCTTTGGAGCACACACTCTGAGAATGGATGGGTTTGAAATGCCAGAACAATTCACTTTGATGTTTTCCATGGAAATAAAGGATTTTGTTTCAAGTCAGTCAGACTGATCTGCGTCTGTCTGGCCTGTCAGGTTGTTTTACGGGTGATGCAGTGCAGGGGCGCAGCAGCCTCCCCTTCCAGTGTGGCTCAGGCTTCCACCAACACTTTCCAAGATGCATTGTGAGAGCCATTGAGAACTGCATCTTTACTGTATCGCATCTGTCTAAGCTGTGGCCCAACAATCCACCAGTGACAACTAATTCatgttaaacagaaatttaaagaaaaaaaaaaaaaaagagaaagaagaaggaaaaaaaaaaaaaagaaaatacacatgcAGTTCATGTCTGAAGTATCATCTGAGGCCAGGAGGACAGATGCCCTTATGTAAGGATATGACTGTGGGGTTGCAAAGCTATGACTATCTGTTTCAAGAATTACAGCAAGGTGGTGCTGAGCATGGGGTTTGTGTATTTTCTACTAGATTGATCTCCGAGATGATCCCAAAACTCTGGCTCGGCTGCTTTACATGAAGGAGAAACCACTCACTTATGAGCACGGTGTGAAGCTAGCAAAGGAGGTAATAGCTTTTTCTGAGGTTCCACAAAACCGACTGATCACAGCTTTCCATGGGGTTTGTTTCATCCAAGCTGAACTCCTCTGGGGTGTGTTGGTTGGTCCCAGACAGAGATAAAAGCTTATGCTCAAACAGGCTGGACCCAGACACAGATTGCAACTCCAGATCCTGCTGATTTGCTGCAATAGCTGGTCAAGCTCCATGCACAGCAGCATGGGACAGCAGTTGGTAAAAGGGCAGCAAAACAGATTCTACTGTTTACTCAAGTGTTTCTTGTCCAGGCTTCTGCCAAGAGGTGTGTGTGGCAAACCCCCCTCTGCAGTCACCTTCTGCCAAACTCATCCCTATCCCTTACAAAAGCACAGACAACTTGATTCTCACTTATCCATTGCACtttaagcagcagagaaagagCTCCCAAGGTTTCTGTGCTATTGCACAGTTCTCCCGGGAAGGTAGGGGGATAAAAGCCCTTCTCAAGCCCTGAAATGCAGGTATCTGGGCCCCACCCATTTCCACCTTACCTGCTGCAAGTGCTGTTACAGGCCCTGGCCTTCAAAGGCCAGTGAGAGCATCCATTAGCAGAATACACTCAATAAGCAACATGCTTGCTGAATAAGCTGAGGCTGCTCTCCCAGGCCACTGTTTGTGTCATACCAGCATTCTAAGGAGACTCCCATCTCAGGATGATGCTTCCCAGTTCCCAGAAGCTGGAAGCCCTCCCCCAGGTAGCAGGACCCTAGTGATGCAGAAGGCAGGGCACAGGGGTGACAGCTCAGTGGAGAATAGCCAAGTATATGAAGGGGTTCAGTTAACAACCCAGCATCTCCTTGAAACCCTCCCTAGCTACACTGATGAGAGGCCAAGCTCGAACATGGATAAAGTCCCCCTCTCTCTGGAGGGTCATGCAGGGAATTCCTGTTCCCCATTAATCCCCTGTGGTGAGATACTGGTGTTGATGCTCATCCCTGCTGTCTCGCTCAGGATGACCACCTGAGCTTGTCCCTTAATCCCACAGGCAGCCAGATACTCTTAGAAAGAATCTGGAACAGGGTAGCTTTGTCTCTCCCAACGAGTactcacattttctttcttctctttcagattgGAGCGCAGTGCTATCTGGAGTGCTCAGCCCTCACGCAGAAAGGCCTTAAGACTGTCTTCGATGAGGCAATCCTGACCATTTTCCACcccaagaagaagaagaagcgTTGTGCAAAGTGCTACAGCTGCTGCACCCTTGTGTGAAGTCACTTGGAAAGAAAAACGAGAAGAGTTCAATGAAATAAAGCAGGTTAGAAAGGCAATGATGGTCACATGCAACTGAAATGGGGAACATGACCAGAAAGGGGTCCTTCTTACCCAATATAGGAGCCCTCTGTTCTGTGAAACCTCCAAGCTGTATCAGACTAGGCCAACTCATGTCTATGTGCTTTCCTAACCCTCCAGAGTTGTATGCAGCCTGTTCCCACTACTGCAGACTGCACTGAGCCAACAGAAACCAGGATGCCTGCTCCTGCTTGACTCTTCACCTTAGGAATGAGGTGAAGGTGGTGTGtggaaaaacaaagaataaagGTGGTAAAAGAAACAGGAGGAACTCTTTTTGTGTCCTTAAGCAAGAATTGATCAAAATTAGGAATCTGCAGTACTTAGGATTGAATCTGAACTGACTGAAAGCACATGGAGATATGTAAAAATCTAATATGTAAGATATACACTATAGGTAGGATgtacttttaaattacttttcttttataAGACTTGATAGTTCAGGATATACTTTAGTTTGTTCAAACCACATGGAAGCAATGGTGGAATGATTCCAGTTTGTTTTCACTTAATGATGAAACTTCACAGTGTCAGGATGTTGTTGCACCCAAGCTATCAAAATGGATCAACATTTACCTCTAGACTTAGGAATGTTCttacaacagaaaaatgcaaataactATATTTTTACAGGGGAATGTTCAGGCTGAGCCATGTTTCCATAAGCTGGGAAAGGAAGAACAGAGTTGTAGCATTCACgtactgaaacaaagaaattttGCCACCAAAGAATATTGCCCTAGACGTGAAATAGCAGTGTGGAACCATCTCCCGTCCAAACTGAGACCATGAACAAGACACATTGCCGTGGCAACTGAAAATTTACCTTAGAGATCAGCTGGATTTCTACATCTCACCCAGCAGACAAAAATAGTAAAACCCCAAATGCCAAAGGTCATACTGACTTCAAGTGCCTTAAGGTGATCCAACTGCCTTacgattattttttttaatggagtatCTCATGTAAAAAAACTCATCAAAGTGGAGTTGTAAACATGTTGATTACTTGTAGTCTTCTTCCTCCCACTCATCCCTTCTTTCTTTGCTCCCGTTTTTCCATCTTCATTACTGCGAGTGCTGTTTAAGTTGCATGGCTGCAGTGCACAGGAGTGAACTTTCACATGAGTCGCAGATAATGGACTGTAGCCGACAGCACAGAGCTGGGAAGTCCAGACCTTAAGGGAAGGGAAGCTGCCTGTTAGCTCTCTTTGCTGTTGAAGAAAGCGTGCCTTTTCACTAAAGCCTCTCCAGGGACCCTGTACTTTTGCACATCATAGCAACACAGACACTTCAGAGGTGAACTCGAAGGGCATCTTGTTACCTGCATCTGCCTTCGGGTACCCTGGCAATGCCACGAGACTACCTTGTTATGGATTTCATTCCCCAAGTAAAAAATCACAGTCCCAGCAAATATAGATTTCAAGAGCTCTGCTGTAACTCCTTGCAAAGCAGTGTCTGTAGTCAGCGTTTCCAGAAGTGCCAGGAGTAAGCAAGTGACAGCAGtgcaccctgccagcccagggGCACACGTTCTgtgcccccctgcaccccattTCAGGGGACTGCCAGCCCACTCCTCTTCAGAAGCACAGTAGCATGGCTGAGTACACACATGCAACCAGAAGAACTCTTGTCATCAGTGGTGAATTATAGACCCAGTGTTATTTGGAGCGATTAGTGACTTCAGCGGGACTACAGGAACCGCACCCTTGGCCCAGAGAAGGGAACAAGCATGATGCAGTGCCCAATCCTGCAGTCATCGAGGTTCATGGATCCAAGCTCCTCctttaatacaaaattaatttatcgTGGACACCTACAGAAACCAGCTCTGTCACCCCAAAAGGTTTCTAGGTAGAAATCAACAGTTCTCTCTGATAAAAGTGAACAAATTCAAGGCAAACACCATGTTGCAGTTCCCAGCCAGCTTTCACTCACCATTTCTTTCCCACTGCATACAAGCATGGATGAAAACAACGCTGTGCTGAATCAAAGACAGACAATAGAAAGATTTCCTCACTGCTGGTATTTTTGTGcatattttatattcagttttattaTGTCCCAGACATTTGCTTCAAATAGACTGGCCGATATATCATAGCACAGCTCAGAGCGGACAGTGCTGAAGCCCAGTGAAGGAGTTCATGTTGTGCTGCAGAGGCTGTGTTGCCGctcccaggcagagctgggacaCCAGCAACCAGCTGAACTATAATGCGTAGAGAGATTCTAGGGAAGTATGAGGAAAATGAGGAgtggattaaataaataaatatttaggtAAAGTTTGTTGGTTTACAACATGACTAGAATTCcactgaatcaaaaaaaaaaaaaaaaaagctttcaacagatttcagagaaaaattgGGCTTCAATGTGCTGCCATTTCCTTATGTGGAAATAAAATAGGATGATTCCTTTGGTTTAGCTCATGTAGGTTGCTGTAGAGCGCTAGCCTATATACAAGTCTCTGGTTAAAGTAAGTGAAGTCTGTTTTAGTTGAAGCGCAATGCAAACACTAAGGTTGGAGCTGCCAGATATTCTTAGAGCTTCACAAAATAGAGAGGAAATAGAAATCCAGACTGACAGCTGAGCTTGTCATAAAATAATGAGCACACTGAAAAAGTGCAATGTAGCATTCCCGGCATGCATCAGAGAAAGTCACAAataatcaaattatatttttgtgTGCCACTGAGTATCAGAGGTGTCTATTAATACTAGTGGGATGACATAGGATaagcatataaaataaaaaaatcacataggAAGTTGTAGCATTAATGTAACTGCAGTGGTTtgagggaaaataattaaaaaacatacGGTGATGTAGAAGCTAAAATGCTACCGTCCTGATACATTAAACTGCAGCACCTTGCACAAATCATTacacagcagcagaagcagataGAAAAGTATTAATATACATACAAAAAAATGACTAGCCAGGGTTTTATTTGCACTTACCAACCAAGCACATCATGTTTGTGAGGCAGTaaaatttcaagtttttcaaGCTGACTGTGACAAAAATTTGACATGTAGGAGCAGCAAGGGAGGGAGAGTGGACACAAACCACTGAGAAATGGCCTCTGCACTGCATTTGTTATTAATTTCTCTTCCAAcgaaaataaatgcttttaaaatagccATGTTTCATGCAGGTCCCATAAACATTATTCCTGTGTTAGGTTATGTACGCACACTTACCCATGCAATGTGGCAGTTACTCAAGGATCTGCCCTGTTACACTATTATTTGGGGGAGGCAGGAATAGTACAGACCAATAGGCTTTAGAAAGGGATTATAGGCAGATGTAGGGAGACTTATTGACTGTCTGGAAAGTCATACCTAATACCTTTTCTAAAAGCCAACAGATGGTGTGTGAACAGGCAGCAAagcttattttcagaaatatcaaAACACCAGACACAGTGCAAGCACAGACATAAGGCAACAGATACAAACTTCGAGTTACTTTCAAGCACCATtagtaacaaaaaaagaaaatcaataaagGATTGCCAGGTGAAAGGAGATGGGTTTTCTCACTGTAAGATGAGCTAGAAGTCAAACACTGACTTCACCTTCAAAGGAACACAGTTGGGAGAGTTGTAAAGGCTATAAACCATCCCAGGTACCTATTGGACGATGTCCTCTTAATGCAATTGATGTCAAAACCTTTCCTGACAGAGCTGCCTTTGCTAATCGTCTGCTATCATTTCAAAAGCACTCTCGACTTACAAGAAATCTGCTAGATCCTGTAAAACCCATGTCCTTTGGCCTCTTCTTAAACCTTAATGCTCTACCAGGAGTTGTTAACCCAAAGTTGTAGTTTCAGAGTTCCCAGAGGGTTTTCATGCAAACTCCTGCAAGGAGATATTAGAGATATTAGGTATTAGAGAGCTATCTCAAGACATTAGAGAGTCGTTATCACATTAAAACAACCTACAGATGCCTCTGCTAAAACACCAGACCAGCAGAACTGGGCAATCTTGTGCTATATCACCACATCCAGCATGACCTGAAGGACATCTCACAGACTTCCATAGCTTGTCCTGTGCCTCGCAGAGCTCATAAAAGTTGTGGAGAATGCAGAAACAAGGCTCTAACCCCATGCACGTCCACCCAGGAGCATTTGTTCAACCGGGTATAAGTCCCATGTACTTACAGCCTCCAGGAGTGGTGGGGAGCAGTTCTCAAGAAGAGCTCCCCCTGGATGTCCTATGTGCCAAACGTTCCCAGACCTTCTCTCTCTGCCCTGTAAATATCTACTATTACAGTAGTATGTAGCTTATGAAGAACAACCAGCTACGAGCTCTTGCCTTGCATTGCCTTGAATTAGGCATGATGTGAAACTTTCCTTCAACTTCCACATGAGCTGGTCCTGATGTAAATCTTGCTTGTTGGAACTGCAGGACTCTGAGTCCAGCATGACAATTAGAACAATCATTTCAACAGCTATCTGatatttctcatcttttttctctttcaaagcacTGCTTCAGTTCaaataaacacagaattaaataCAGCGCTGCATCTGAATATCCAGTAAATTTATTCCAAATACTTTTGTTAAGGGGGCAGATTTGGACAGTCTTCCTCATACTGAAGAGCATCTTACTTCACAAAGAATTGTCCCCAACTCCCTCATATCTCCTTCAATCCCAGTGATGCAGCTCGTGTAAATGAGGGAGGCTGCATATGGCCACTGGTGACCTGCCCTTGTAGTTAACGTGTAACAAAATCTCTTCTAGCTGCTCTAGTGTTGGTGGCCTGTGTCCCCCCATTCCCTGCACACTGTACAAATCACCCGGTGTTCTGTCATGCTCAGCACCACGATCTCTCTGGTATCTGCCATCTCTAAGGAAGTGTGGCAGAGAACTCAAGAAGTGAGTTGGGAAAGGAGACAAGCCTCGGGCATGCTACTACACAAACCAAGCAGGACTCCCCCAGAAATAATCTCTGCAATGCAACTCTAGGCAAGTGGCTAAAAACCCACCCCAAGGGCAGGAAAATCACTGTA
Above is a genomic segment from Athene noctua chromosome 6, bAthNoc1.hap1.1, whole genome shotgun sequence containing:
- the RHOJ gene encoding rho-related GTP-binding protein RhoJ isoform X3; protein product: MNCKEEDDNCTDGSSNNTKKMLKCVVVGDGAVGKTCLLMSYANDAFPEEYVPTVFDHYAVTVTVGGQQHLLGLYDTAGQIDLRDDPKTLARLLYMKEKPLTYEHGVKLAKEIGAQCYLECSALTQKGLKTVFDEAILTIFHPKKKKKRCAKCYSCCTLV
- the RHOJ gene encoding rho-related GTP-binding protein RhoJ isoform X2, whose protein sequence is MNCKEEDDNCTDGSSNNTKKMLKCVVVGDGAVGKTCLLMSYANDAFPEEYVPTVFDHYAVTVTVGGQQHLLGLYDTAGQDYNQLRPLSYPNTDVFLICFSVVNPASYHNVQEEWVPELKVCMPNVPYVLIGTQIDLRDDPKTLARLLYMKEKPLTYEHGVKLAKEIGAQCYLECSALTQKGLKTVFDEAILTIFHPKKKKKRCAKCYSCCTLV
- the RHOJ gene encoding rho-related GTP-binding protein RhoJ isoform X1 — its product is MNCKEEDDNCTDGSSNNTKKMLKCVVVGDGAVGKTCLLMSYANDAFPEEYVPTVFDHYAVTVTVGGQQHLLGLYDTAGQEDYNQLRPLSYPNTDVFLICFSVVNPASYHNVQEEWVPELKVCMPNVPYVLIGTQIDLRDDPKTLARLLYMKEKPLTYEHGVKLAKEIGAQCYLECSALTQKGLKTVFDEAILTIFHPKKKKKRCAKCYSCCTLV